A single window of Synechococcus sp. C9 DNA harbors:
- a CDS encoding HU family DNA-binding protein, with protein sequence MNKEELVTEVASKAGTTKKVAESVLDATLEAIIESVAEGQKVTLVGFGSFEARKRQAREGRNPGTGDPLHIPAKTVPTFSAGKLFREKVADGGSNAQG encoded by the coding sequence ATGAATAAGGAAGAGTTAGTCACTGAAGTTGCCTCGAAAGCGGGAACCACGAAAAAAGTGGCAGAATCGGTTTTAGATGCTACCCTCGAAGCGATCATTGAATCCGTGGCGGAAGGGCAAAAGGTGACGCTGGTGGGGTTTGGCTCCTTTGAGGCTCGCAAACGGCAGGCTCGGGAAGGCCGCAACCCCGGCACGGGCGACCCACTCCACATTCCCGCCAAGACGGTACCGACGTTTTCCGCAGGCAAATTATTTCGGGAAAAGGTGGCCGACGGGGGTAGCAACGCCCAGGGGTAA
- the ispF gene encoding 2-C-methyl-D-erythritol 2,4-cyclodiphosphate synthase: protein MTPPFRIGNGYDIHRLVPERPLILGGVNIPHTLGLLGHSDADVLTHAVMDALLGALGLGDIGHYFPPDDPQWAGADSVMLLTQVRRWVAEQGWQVANVDTVVVAERPKLKPHIPAMQARLAEALGVAPAQVGVKATTNERLGPVGREEGIAAHAVALLVPIRS from the coding sequence GTGACCCCCCCCTTTCGCATCGGTAACGGGTACGATATTCACCGCCTGGTGCCGGAACGACCTTTGATCCTGGGGGGTGTTAATATTCCCCATACCCTAGGTTTGCTGGGACATAGTGATGCGGATGTCTTGACCCATGCGGTGATGGATGCCCTGTTGGGGGCGTTGGGTTTAGGGGATATTGGGCATTACTTTCCCCCGGATGACCCGCAGTGGGCGGGGGCAGATAGTGTGATGTTATTGACCCAGGTACGGCGGTGGGTGGCAGAGCAGGGCTGGCAGGTGGCGAATGTGGACACGGTGGTGGTGGCGGAGCGACCCAAGCTCAAACCCCACATCCCGGCGATGCAGGCACGGCTAGCAGAGGCGTTGGGGGTAGCACCGGCGCAGGTAGGGGTGAAGGCCACCACGAATGAGCGGTTAGGGCCGGTGGGACGGGAGGAAGGAATTGCCGCCCATGCGGTGGCTTTATTAGTTCCTATCAGGAGTTGA
- the rpmB gene encoding 50S ribosomal protein L28 gives MARRCQLTGKRANNAFAVSHSHRRTKRLQEVNLQWKRVWWPERQRWVRLRLSTQAIRTLQRRGLQAMAQSAGIDLNQL, from the coding sequence ATGGCACGGCGTTGTCAATTGACCGGCAAGCGGGCGAATAATGCCTTTGCTGTTTCCCACTCCCACCGGCGCACCAAGCGGCTCCAGGAGGTGAATTTGCAGTGGAAGCGGGTTTGGTGGCCAGAGCGGCAACGCTGGGTACGGCTACGGCTTTCCACCCAGGCGATTCGCACCCTCCAGCGGCGGGGCTTGCAGGCGATGGCCCAGTCAGCGGGGATTGACCTGAATCAACTGTGA
- the trxA gene encoding thioredoxin → MSDAAPVTDATFEQEVIHSPIPVLVDFWAPWCGPCRMVAPVVDEVAKEFEGRVKVLKLNTDDNPKTANEYGIRSIPTLMIFKGGQKVDVVMGAVPKTTLVKALQQHLSA, encoded by the coding sequence ATGTCAGATGCAGCCCCGGTCACGGATGCAACCTTTGAGCAGGAGGTAATTCACAGCCCGATTCCGGTGCTGGTTGACTTTTGGGCACCCTGGTGCGGGCCATGTCGTATGGTAGCGCCCGTGGTGGATGAAGTGGCGAAGGAATTTGAGGGTCGGGTGAAAGTGCTGAAACTCAACACCGACGACAATCCCAAAACCGCCAACGAATATGGCATTCGCAGTATCCCGACTCTGATGATTTTCAAAGGCGGTCAGAAAGTGGACGTGGTGATGGGGGCAGTGCCCAAAACCACCCTGGTCAAAGCGTTACAACAGCATTTATCGGCATAA
- a CDS encoding GuaB3 family IMP dehydrogenase-related protein, with product MEALIPIGRGKLARRAYGIDEIALVPGSGTLDPALADTTWSIGGIVREIPIIASAMDGVVDGNVAVRLTELGAMGVLNLEGLQTRYESPTPILERITQVGNEEFVGLMQELYQEPIKPELVTARIQEIKQRGGIAAVSSTPGRATTLAPLAAQAGADLFFVQATVVSTAHLALPGVDSLDLHRFCQELPMPVVLGNCVTYEVALNLMKAGAAAVLVGIGPGAACTSRGVLGVGVPQATAVADCAAAREDYHAQTGRYVPVIADGGLVTGGDICKAIACGADGVMIGSPLARAQEAPGRGYHWGMATPSPVLPRGTRIRVGTTGTLAQILRGPALLDDGTHNLLGALKNSMATVGAKNLREMQQTEVVIAPSLLTEGKVYQRAQKLGMGK from the coding sequence ATGGAGGCACTCATCCCGATTGGGCGGGGCAAACTAGCACGGCGAGCCTACGGTATTGACGAAATCGCCCTTGTTCCGGGGTCAGGCACCCTCGACCCAGCCTTGGCAGACACCACTTGGTCCATAGGTGGCATTGTACGGGAAATTCCCATCATTGCCAGTGCGATGGACGGGGTGGTGGATGGGAATGTGGCGGTGCGGTTGACGGAGTTGGGGGCGATGGGGGTGCTGAATTTGGAGGGGTTACAAACCCGTTATGAATCCCCGACCCCCATTCTGGAGCGGATTACCCAGGTGGGCAATGAGGAATTTGTGGGGCTGATGCAGGAGTTGTACCAGGAGCCGATCAAGCCGGAATTGGTCACCGCCCGGATTCAGGAAATCAAGCAACGGGGGGGCATTGCCGCGGTGAGCAGTACGCCGGGGCGGGCAACCACCTTGGCACCCTTGGCGGCGCAGGCGGGGGCGGATTTGTTTTTCGTGCAGGCGACGGTGGTCTCCACAGCCCATTTGGCTCTGCCGGGGGTGGACTCTCTGGATTTGCACCGGTTTTGCCAGGAGTTACCCATGCCCGTGGTGCTGGGCAACTGTGTCACCTACGAAGTGGCTCTGAACCTGATGAAGGCGGGGGCGGCGGCGGTGTTGGTGGGGATTGGTCCAGGGGCAGCCTGTACGTCCCGGGGGGTGTTGGGGGTGGGGGTTCCCCAGGCGACGGCGGTGGCGGACTGTGCGGCGGCTCGGGAGGATTACCACGCTCAAACCGGTCGCTACGTCCCGGTGATTGCCGATGGGGGGCTGGTCACGGGCGGGGATATTTGTAAAGCGATTGCCTGCGGGGCGGACGGGGTGATGATCGGTTCCCCCTTGGCACGGGCGCAGGAGGCTCCCGGTCGGGGCTACCATTGGGGCATGGCGACCCCTAGCCCGGTTCTCCCCCGGGGCACTCGGATTCGGGTGGGCACCACCGGCACCTTGGCGCAAATTCTGCGGGGACCAGCCCTCCTGGATGACGGTACCCACAACCTGCTAGGGGCGTTGAAAAACAGCATGGCAACGGTGGGTGCGAAAAACCTGCGGGAAATGCAACAGACGGAGGTGGTCATTGCCCCATCCCTGTTGACAGAAGGTAAGGTCTATCAACGGGCACAGAAACTGGGTATGGGCAAATAA
- a CDS encoding PAS domain-containing protein yields the protein MTRRLQAGDVVADVLQDTLGQLQQGWGVQHLALYRNEQLVLSSGETFHPGQLPDTWQVEKRANTNGETWFCPVMVHQQKWGWLVAHWLVPPAESITAQGKLFTAHLGLVIAATGWEYAATVKPGFHQTTLADEPYHFLLDVLPIGVALRNPAGDFIYVNEYLVEQLLQMPPHELLGRGWITVLHPEDRGRVIQSWLRRTQPPLYQKEEYRLKRQNGSVIYLREQSVALNNPDGMTVGFIAIFTDITEEKTLQSLLTKNEQKYRQIVEYQTDFLAYSLPDQTITFANRCLYEALGYSLESAELVGMKWEQVVLNPEDLQILEQHIRQLTPKNPIFSYINPVRGKQGQILEVEWLNLGIFDDAGHLLSIQSIGRDITLLRQTERELRESQERFSTLLGNIPGMVYRYHPATPEHPDAFSYLSSGAEDIFEFTVEEIKANPRETWMRCTHPEDLDLLLSSIQTAVANQGSWFCEWRIITPSGKLKWLQGRSQMRQQSEGEPYWDGILLDITEKKNTELQLAQQAEFLHRILVATQAIIYVYDLVEQRNVFVNNEIEFLLGYSVTEIQAMGNQLLPNIIHPEDLPKVQALHENLAGIRDKEGFEVTYRVRTKSGEWRWMLSQDRVLSRDKQGLPKQVLGVATDITELKNTELALAEKQQLLDNVLSNLPVAVLRYQLCPDGREALLYVSAGCEKVYGVTAEEAIQNIPKLWGLVVPEDLLSLKQLTQQSAQNLSIIETEFRIRTPQGQLKWLRIYGQPERQADGSTIWDSVFLDITSKKEAQLALQKLNQELEQRIHDRTLILQKQAQKEGSLRLIIETIHQAVSIEQMLKVVLDSARQNLGCDRVVLYKFNPDWSGYFVAESVAPGWVSVVTEPLSTLSDHCLEETQGGRFQQHYILVSNDIYQSGFTPCHIEVLEKFQARAFVITPVFLENKLWGLLAAYQNSGSRIWQMDEIDFLQHIGLHLAIALRQSELYQAAQAQVVELQKLNKLKDEFLSTVSHELRSPMHNIKMGLKMLELKLQKSGILADTELGISRYLDILKSSTERETNLINDLLDLARLNADELTLELTQVDVREVLDKILPPIEERTQTQNQGFTVQLPTEFCPLYTHQHSLERILQELLHNACKYTPAGETITLAIERESERFCCFRVINTGVDIPPAEQERVFDNFYRIPTHDPWQYGGTGLGLALVKKLVERLGGTIRLTSENKRTEFAVRLPISCPREGEMATTHQLSDDSLAS from the coding sequence ATGACTCGCCGCCTCCAAGCGGGGGATGTGGTAGCAGATGTACTGCAAGACACTCTGGGACAATTGCAACAGGGGTGGGGCGTACAGCATCTGGCGCTCTACCGCAATGAACAGTTGGTACTGAGCAGTGGGGAAACGTTTCACCCTGGGCAATTACCGGATACGTGGCAGGTGGAAAAACGTGCAAATACGAATGGGGAAACTTGGTTTTGCCCAGTCATGGTTCACCAACAAAAATGGGGTTGGTTGGTGGCTCATTGGCTGGTACCACCGGCGGAATCTATCACTGCTCAAGGGAAATTGTTCACTGCCCATTTGGGTTTGGTCATCGCCGCCACCGGATGGGAATATGCGGCAACGGTAAAGCCCGGTTTTCACCAAACGACGTTGGCGGATGAACCCTATCATTTTTTACTCGATGTTTTGCCCATCGGTGTAGCACTGAGAAACCCGGCGGGGGATTTCATTTATGTCAATGAATATCTGGTGGAACAATTGTTGCAAATGCCGCCCCATGAATTATTAGGAAGGGGGTGGATAACAGTACTTCATCCAGAGGATCGGGGACGGGTGATCCAGTCATGGCTGAGAAGGACTCAACCCCCGCTCTACCAGAAAGAAGAATACCGGCTCAAACGCCAAAATGGTTCTGTCATTTACCTGCGGGAACAATCGGTAGCTCTTAACAATCCCGATGGCATGACCGTTGGTTTTATTGCGATATTTACTGACATTACCGAAGAGAAAACACTCCAGTCCCTACTCACCAAAAATGAACAAAAATATCGGCAGATCGTCGAGTATCAAACTGATTTTCTGGCTTATTCTTTACCAGATCAAACGATTACCTTTGCTAACCGATGTTTGTATGAAGCGCTAGGCTATTCCTTAGAGTCAGCCGAGTTGGTAGGGATGAAATGGGAGCAGGTGGTGCTGAACCCTGAAGATTTGCAGATTTTAGAGCAACATATTCGCCAATTAACCCCCAAAAATCCCATTTTCTCCTATATCAATCCTGTGCGGGGTAAACAGGGACAAATTTTGGAAGTGGAGTGGTTAAACTTGGGAATTTTTGATGATGCAGGGCACTTATTAAGCATTCAATCCATTGGACGAGATATTACGCTTTTACGGCAAACGGAACGGGAATTGCGGGAAAGCCAAGAACGATTCAGTACCCTGCTAGGAAATATCCCAGGCATGGTCTATCGTTACCATCCAGCGACCCCTGAACATCCCGATGCCTTTAGCTATTTAAGTAGTGGTGCTGAGGACATCTTTGAATTCACTGTCGAGGAAATCAAGGCTAATCCGAGGGAAACGTGGATGAGGTGTACCCACCCAGAGGATTTAGATTTATTATTGTCTTCAATTCAAACAGCGGTTGCGAACCAGGGCAGTTGGTTTTGTGAATGGCGGATAATCACGCCTTCAGGCAAGCTGAAATGGCTACAAGGACGCTCCCAAATGCGCCAGCAGAGCGAAGGTGAACCCTACTGGGATGGGATTTTATTGGATATTACAGAGAAGAAAAATACTGAGCTACAACTGGCACAACAAGCGGAATTTCTCCATCGGATTCTCGTAGCTACTCAAGCTATCATTTACGTTTATGATTTGGTGGAACAACGGAATGTTTTTGTGAATAACGAAATTGAATTCTTGCTTGGCTACTCGGTTACAGAAATCCAAGCGATGGGGAATCAGTTGCTTCCTAACATTATTCACCCAGAGGACTTGCCCAAGGTGCAAGCGTTACACGAAAATTTAGCTGGGATCAGAGACAAAGAAGGGTTTGAAGTTACCTATCGGGTACGTACTAAATCGGGGGAATGGCGGTGGATGCTCAGTCAGGATCGGGTTTTGAGCCGGGATAAGCAGGGATTACCAAAACAAGTGTTGGGGGTAGCAACAGATATTACCGAGTTAAAAAACACAGAATTAGCTCTAGCGGAAAAACAGCAACTCTTAGATAACGTTTTGAGCAATCTACCGGTCGCCGTGTTGCGTTATCAGCTTTGCCCGGACGGACGTGAAGCCTTGCTCTATGTAAGTGCTGGTTGTGAAAAAGTCTATGGCGTGACCGCTGAGGAAGCGATACAAAATATACCAAAATTATGGGGTTTAGTTGTCCCTGAAGATTTGCTTTCTCTAAAACAGTTAACGCAACAATCTGCACAGAATTTATCCATTATTGAGACGGAATTTCGTATTCGCACACCCCAAGGTCAGCTCAAATGGTTACGCATTTATGGGCAACCGGAACGGCAGGCAGATGGTAGCACGATTTGGGATTCGGTATTTTTAGATATTACCTCTAAGAAGGAAGCCCAATTGGCACTGCAAAAATTGAATCAAGAACTAGAACAACGCATCCATGACCGCACCTTAATTTTGCAAAAGCAAGCCCAAAAAGAGGGTTCATTGCGCTTGATTATTGAAACGATTCACCAGGCTGTGAGTATTGAACAAATGCTGAAGGTGGTGCTGGATTCAGCCCGCCAAAACTTGGGATGTGACCGGGTAGTGCTTTACAAATTCAACCCGGATTGGAGCGGCTATTTTGTAGCGGAATCGGTGGCACCGGGTTGGGTGTCGGTCGTGACTGAACCTTTATCTACCCTATCCGATCATTGTTTGGAAGAAACCCAGGGTGGGCGGTTCCAACAGCACTATATTCTCGTGAGCAATGACATTTATCAATCAGGTTTTACCCCTTGTCATATTGAAGTATTAGAAAAATTTCAAGCCCGGGCTTTTGTGATTACACCAGTCTTTTTGGAGAATAAACTCTGGGGTCTATTAGCCGCTTATCAAAACAGTGGTTCTCGGATTTGGCAAATGGATGAAATAGATTTTTTACAGCACATTGGCTTGCATTTAGCGATTGCCCTGCGTCAGTCAGAGTTGTATCAGGCAGCACAGGCACAGGTGGTCGAATTACAGAAACTAAACAAACTCAAAGATGAATTTCTCAGCACTGTCTCCCACGAATTGCGCTCCCCCATGCACAATATCAAAATGGGGCTAAAAATGCTGGAATTGAAATTACAAAAAAGTGGCATTTTAGCGGATACTGAACTGGGGATTTCCCGGTATTTAGATATACTTAAAAGTTCAACTGAACGGGAAACCAATCTGATCAATGACTTATTGGATTTAGCCCGGTTAAATGCGGATGAATTGACATTAGAATTGACCCAGGTGGATGTGCGGGAAGTTTTAGATAAAATTCTACCCCCGATTGAGGAGCGCACCCAAACCCAAAACCAAGGATTTACTGTGCAATTACCAACGGAATTTTGCCCACTATATACCCATCAGCACTCTTTAGAACGAATTTTGCAAGAACTTTTACACAATGCCTGTAAGTACACGCCTGCGGGGGAAACCATTACCCTTGCGATTGAGCGGGAATCGGAACGTTTTTGCTGTTTCCGGGTGATCAATACGGGCGTGGACATTCCCCCCGCCGAACAGGAACGGGTGTTTGATAATTTTTACCGCATTCCCACCCATGACCCCTGGCAATATGGGGGTACGGGTTTGGGCTTAGCATTGGTGAAAAAATTGGTCGAACGTCTGGGTGGTACAATTCGTTTAACCAGTGAAAACAAGCGCACGGAATTTGCGGTCAGGTTGCCCATATCTTGCCCCAGAGAGGGAGAAATGGCGACGACCCACCAGCTATCGGATGACTCACTCGCCAGTTAA
- a CDS encoding aromatic ring-hydroxylating dioxygenase subunit alpha, protein MQQFAGVPRPESLRSAAVNLNHWYAVALSSEVRKKPLAIQIWGQDIVLFRNHDHQVQALENRCPHRLVKLSSGYVQGNDIVCIYHGWKFDGTGHCTDIPYLHKSQKLPPCRIRSYPVQERHGFIWLFPGDPTQAQNQEPLAIPEWEHLNYVVSVAPMNFRAHFSFLVENLMDMYHGHLHRNFQPWGKAILQKKRVGSDWVEAEYQAECYFQINRPWSMIQLFIPWLRRGFLTALIVRYEYPHWHSWLGKDFRLYCLIAPVSATQTRAYLIHTVSLGTFRDLHRLPIWFRRWVKNRCFNAAKGFLQGLIREDVLMMEQEQQAHLTHPQTRGVEVNPVVGAVQKLIYQEAQIYNTKD, encoded by the coding sequence ATGCAACAGTTCGCTGGGGTCCCACGACCAGAATCCTTGCGGTCAGCGGCAGTTAATCTGAATCATTGGTATGCGGTGGCACTGAGTAGTGAAGTGCGGAAAAAACCATTGGCGATCCAAATTTGGGGTCAGGATATTGTGCTATTTCGGAACCATGATCATCAGGTGCAAGCATTAGAAAATCGTTGCCCGCATCGGTTGGTAAAACTGAGCAGTGGTTATGTGCAAGGCAATGATATTGTCTGTATTTATCATGGTTGGAAATTTGATGGCACGGGGCATTGTACCGATATTCCTTATTTGCATAAAAGTCAGAAATTACCTCCCTGTCGTATTCGGAGCTACCCGGTTCAGGAACGGCATGGGTTTATTTGGTTGTTTCCCGGCGATCCAACCCAGGCGCAGAACCAGGAACCCCTGGCGATACCGGAATGGGAACATTTGAATTATGTGGTGAGTGTGGCACCGATGAATTTTCGGGCGCATTTCTCATTTTTGGTAGAAAATTTAATGGATATGTATCACGGTCATTTGCACCGGAATTTTCAACCCTGGGGAAAGGCAATCTTACAGAAAAAACGGGTTGGTTCTGATTGGGTGGAAGCGGAATATCAGGCGGAATGTTACTTCCAAATTAACCGCCCTTGGTCAATGATTCAACTTTTTATTCCTTGGTTGCGACGGGGCTTTTTAACCGCCTTAATTGTGCGTTATGAATATCCCCATTGGCATTCCTGGTTGGGCAAGGACTTTCGCCTCTATTGTTTGATTGCGCCGGTGAGTGCCACCCAAACCCGTGCCTATTTGATCCATACGGTTTCCTTAGGGACATTTCGGGATTTGCATCGCTTGCCCATCTGGTTTCGCCGTTGGGTAAAAAATCGCTGTTTTAATGCGGCGAAAGGTTTTCTGCAAGGTTTAATTCGGGAAGATGTGCTGATGATGGAACAGGAACAACAGGCGCATTTAACCCATCCCCAAACCCGAGGGGTAGAGGTGAATCCGGTGGTGGGTGCGGTACAGAAACTTATTTATCAAGAAGCGCAGATTTACAACACCAAAGATTGA
- a CDS encoding dihydrolipoamide acetyltransferase family protein has translation MIHPFEMPVLSSTMTEGKVVAWLKQVGDFVKANENIAVVESDKSDMEAECFHDGYLAAILVPAGGQAPTGQPIALIAETVEEMQQVQQNPQQYLAQLQTQSQTAKPPVNPEPELVTATPATNGRVIASPRAKKLAQTYHLDLTQIKGSGPYGRIVAEDVLQIASPPSRPTPSAPAVVIPASPPAAPASPPPATVTGSGTITPLSTLQQAVVRNMVASLAVPVFRVTYAITTNALDTLYQQIKGKGVTMTALLAKAIALTLTKHPLLNSRYTDQGIQQPEGIHVAVAVAMEDGGLVTPVLANPHQQDIYSLSRSWQDLVKRAKAKQLQPQEYNSGTFTLSNLGMFGVEQFDAILPPNQGSILAVGAAQPEVMALADGCIAVRRRMRVTLTCDHRVIYGAQAAAFLQDLAKLMETETQSLVL, from the coding sequence ATGATTCACCCATTTGAGATGCCTGTGCTGAGTTCCACTATGACCGAGGGGAAGGTGGTGGCGTGGTTAAAGCAGGTGGGAGATTTTGTCAAGGCTAATGAAAATATTGCGGTAGTGGAATCGGATAAATCGGACATGGAGGCGGAGTGCTTCCATGATGGGTATCTGGCGGCGATTTTAGTACCTGCAGGGGGGCAAGCACCCACGGGGCAACCGATTGCCCTGATTGCGGAGACGGTGGAAGAAATGCAACAGGTGCAACAAAATCCCCAGCAGTACCTGGCACAATTGCAAACCCAATCGCAAACGGCGAAACCTCCCGTTAACCCGGAACCGGAATTGGTAACGGCTACCCCAGCGACCAATGGGCGGGTGATCGCATCCCCCCGGGCGAAAAAATTAGCCCAAACCTATCATTTGGATTTAACCCAGATTAAAGGTAGCGGTCCCTACGGGCGGATTGTGGCGGAAGATGTACTGCAAATTGCATCTCCTCCGTCCCGTCCAACCCCATCTGCCCCTGCGGTGGTCATTCCTGCCTCCCCACCAGCGGCTCCTGCCTCTCCTCCCCCGGCAACGGTGACCGGTTCAGGCACCATTACCCCCCTCAGCACCCTGCAACAGGCGGTGGTACGGAATATGGTGGCGAGCTTGGCGGTGCCAGTTTTTCGGGTGACCTATGCCATTACTACCAATGCCTTGGATACTTTGTACCAACAAATTAAGGGCAAAGGGGTGACGATGACCGCATTACTTGCGAAAGCCATTGCCCTGACATTGACCAAACATCCCCTGCTCAACAGTCGCTATACCGACCAAGGCATCCAACAACCGGAGGGGATTCATGTGGCGGTGGCGGTGGCGATGGAAGATGGCGGACTGGTAACGCCGGTGTTGGCAAACCCTCATCAACAGGATATTTATAGCCTCTCCCGCTCCTGGCAGGATTTGGTCAAACGTGCCAAGGCGAAGCAACTGCAACCCCAGGAGTACAATAGCGGTACATTTACCCTATCCAACCTAGGGATGTTTGGGGTGGAACAATTTGATGCGATTTTACCCCCCAATCAGGGGTCGATTTTGGCGGTGGGGGCGGCGCAACCGGAGGTGATGGCACTTGCGGATGGCTGTATTGCGGTGCGGCGGCGGATGCGGGTCACCCTCACCTGTGACCATCGGGTGATTTATGGTGCCCAGGCGGCGGCTTTTTTGCAGGACCTAGCCAAACTCATGGAAACGGAAACTCAATCTTTGGTGTTGTAA
- a CDS encoding NAD(P)-dependent alcohol dehydrogenase, with amino-acid sequence MIHAYAAHTPGGALEPLDYDPGALPEQAVEVQVEYCGICHSDLSMVNNEWGISQYPLVPGHEVVGVVAAVGAQVTTLQVGQRVGLGWFSHSCMHCEWCMSGEHNLCPTAEQTIVGRYGGFADRVRAHPEWLVPLPETLDPAQAGPLFCGGITVFNPIIQFDIKPTDRVGVVGIGGLGHLALQFLHAWGCDVTAFSTNPEKEGEARALGADHFVHSRDPQALQKVANSFDFILSTVNADLDWGIYIQALRPKGRLHFVGVVPSAISAFAFPLIAGQKSLSGSPLGSPATIGKMLEFAARHGIAPVTEKFAFAQVNEAMAHLSAGKARYRLVLHH; translated from the coding sequence ATGATCCATGCCTATGCGGCGCACACCCCCGGTGGTGCCCTCGAACCCCTGGATTACGACCCCGGTGCCCTGCCGGAACAAGCAGTGGAAGTCCAGGTGGAATACTGCGGGATTTGCCACAGCGACCTGAGCATGGTGAACAACGAGTGGGGCATCAGCCAATACCCTTTGGTGCCGGGGCATGAGGTGGTGGGGGTAGTGGCGGCAGTGGGTGCCCAGGTGACGACCCTCCAGGTGGGGCAACGGGTGGGGTTGGGGTGGTTTTCCCATTCCTGTATGCACTGCGAATGGTGTATGAGTGGGGAACATAATCTTTGCCCAACCGCTGAGCAAACGATTGTGGGACGGTATGGCGGTTTTGCGGACCGGGTGCGTGCCCATCCCGAATGGCTGGTACCTTTGCCCGAAACCCTTGATCCCGCCCAGGCAGGACCCCTATTTTGTGGCGGCATTACCGTATTTAATCCGATCATTCAATTTGACATTAAACCCACAGATCGGGTGGGGGTGGTGGGCATTGGGGGTTTGGGGCATTTGGCGTTGCAGTTTCTCCACGCTTGGGGTTGTGATGTGACTGCCTTTTCCACCAACCCGGAGAAGGAGGGGGAAGCCAGGGCTTTGGGAGCAGATCATTTTGTCCATTCCCGTGACCCCCAGGCACTGCAAAAGGTGGCAAATTCCTTTGATTTTATTCTCTCAACGGTGAATGCGGATTTGGATTGGGGAATTTACATCCAAGCTCTGCGCCCCAAGGGACGGTTACATTTTGTGGGGGTGGTGCCCAGTGCCATCAGTGCCTTTGCGTTTCCTTTGATTGCGGGGCAAAAGTCCCTCTCCGGCAGTCCCCTGGGTAGTCCGGCGACGATTGGTAAAATGCTGGAGTTTGCCGCCCGGCATGGCATTGCCCCGGTGACTGAGAAGTTTGCGTTTGCCCAGGTGAATGAGGCGATGGCGCATCTGAGTGCTGGCAAAGCCCGTTATCGCTTAGTTCTGCATCATTAA
- the proB gene encoding glutamate 5-kinase, giving the protein MSQTVVVKIGTSSLTQGSTGKLALATLSSLVETLAGLRQNGHRLVLVSSGAVGVGCQRLGWSQRPQQLATRQAVAAVGQGRLMRLYDDLFSVLGQPIAQVLLTREDLSERHRYRNILNTLTELLNLGIIPIVNENDTVAVEELRFGDNDTLSALLASLLGADWLILLTDVDRLYATDPRHDPNAQPIALVNRVADLADLGVQVGNAGSGWGTGGMVTKIAAARIATAAGVRTVITEGRQPQNLSKILAGELIGTHFLPQEPPVRARKRWLVHGLVPVGRVVVDAGAAVAIRTQGKSLLAAGIVAIEGEFPAQSAVQVMDESGQEIARGLVNYSSEELQQIRGCHSEAIGERLGYVGPETVIHRDNLGIIDMA; this is encoded by the coding sequence GTGAGCCAAACCGTTGTTGTCAAAATTGGCACCTCCAGCCTCACCCAGGGGAGTACGGGGAAGCTTGCCCTCGCCACCTTGAGTAGTCTGGTGGAAACCCTGGCGGGTCTGCGGCAGAACGGACACCGGCTGGTGTTGGTGTCCTCCGGGGCGGTGGGGGTGGGCTGTCAACGCTTGGGGTGGAGCCAACGTCCGCAACAATTAGCAACTCGGCAGGCAGTGGCGGCGGTGGGACAAGGGCGGTTAATGCGTTTGTACGATGACCTGTTTTCCGTGCTGGGACAACCCATTGCCCAGGTACTCCTGACCCGGGAAGACCTGAGCGAGCGGCACCGCTATCGCAACATTCTCAATACCTTGACCGAACTGCTCAACCTGGGGATCATCCCGATTGTGAATGAAAACGACACAGTGGCGGTGGAAGAATTGCGCTTTGGGGACAATGATACCCTGTCGGCACTCCTGGCGAGTTTGCTGGGAGCGGATTGGCTGATTTTGCTCACGGATGTGGACCGCCTTTATGCCACTGACCCCCGGCACGACCCTAATGCCCAACCCATTGCCCTAGTAAATCGGGTGGCGGATTTGGCTGACCTGGGGGTACAGGTGGGGAACGCAGGTTCCGGTTGGGGCACCGGGGGTATGGTCACCAAGATTGCGGCGGCACGGATTGCCACGGCGGCGGGGGTACGGACGGTGATCACCGAGGGACGACAACCCCAGAACCTCAGTAAAATCCTGGCGGGGGAATTGATTGGCACTCATTTTTTACCCCAGGAACCGCCAGTGCGTGCCCGGAAACGCTGGCTGGTGCATGGTTTGGTGCCAGTGGGGCGGGTGGTGGTGGATGCGGGGGCGGCGGTTGCCATCCGTACCCAGGGGAAATCGCTCCTAGCCGCTGGGATTGTGGCGATTGAGGGGGAATTTCCCGCCCAGTCAGCGGTGCAGGTGATGGACGAGTCGGGACAGGAAATCGCCCGGGGCTTGGTCAATTACAGCAGTGAAGAACTCCAGCAAATCCGGGGCTGTCACTCGGAAGCGATTGGGGAACGGTTGGGTTATGTGGGACCAGAAACGGTCATCCATCGGGATAATTTAGGAATTATTGACATGGCTTAA